The sequence ACCAGAAAAAACACCATATTATAACCGGTCCATCTCCAGGTCAGGGCAAGGATGATGGTGACTTTTGCCCAGAAAGGGTCGTTCAGCCAGCTGATTGGATCTGAGAGAATCTTAGAGGTCAGAAGGAAATTATTCAGCAGGCCGTTGGTTTGCAGCAGAATCCTGAAGAGGACTGAATAGGCTACCAGGGAGGTCACGCAGGGCAAAAAATATACCGTGCGGAAAAGGCCTTTAAATCTTCTGATCCCATGATGGAGAATCACAGCAATAATCATGGCCAAAAACACCATGAGAGGAATCTGTACAATCATAAAGAGAAAATTATGACTCAGGGCCTTCCAAAAAATCTGATCCTGAGCCATCCGGACAAAATTACCCAGTCCTACAAATTCGCTTGTCAGGCCTCTCCATTTCTGAGTCACCAACAGGAGGGATGAAGTAATCGGATAAACCATAAAGACCAGGTATAGTAGTATCGACGGTGCTATGAAGGTCCATCCTGTTCGATTCAGATAACGATGGAAGCTTGATGATTTTTTCATGAGTAATCCTTTTTTAAAATCAGGAAGTCAGTCGGCCTGTTCCCCTATCAATCGGGAACAGGCACTGTCGGAAGCGATTAGTTTCCGGAAATTTGTTTGTACTCTGCTTCTGCCGCCTTGATGACATCATCAACACTCGTAATGCTGCCTGAGAACATCAACTGCATTGCATTATTCAAGGCAGTTCTCATGGATGTGTAATTTGCTGTGTAGTAGAGAGTGGGAACTTTCTCCATCCAGGAGGAAAATTCTTTGTATACGGCCTGATCCTTGTAGAAAAACTCATCATTGGCTGTGTAGTTGGAACCCTTGCGGCTGGGAAGGAATGTACCCATGGCACCGGCACCTTTCAGGATATCATTATAGAACCCCAGGGCTTCTGGAGAGGTTCCTGCCCAGGTACTCTTGAGGAAATCGACTGCCAGATCTTTGTTCTTTGATGACTTAAAAACATACCAGGAGGAACCGCCGTTGTTGCTGGCGTTTTGAGCACCTTTTACACCCTCAACCAGGGGTGTGGGAGCAACCATCCATTTACCTGCATTTTCGGGCTTGGATTTAAGTGTACCGATAATCCATAGGGCATTCATCAAACCGACAGACTCATCATTATTAAAGGCGGCAATCCAGTTGTTCCAGCCTTCTGACATATACAGAATTCCTTTGTCATTCATTTCTTTAAGATAGGCAATTGATTTTCTGGTGGCTGGAGTGTTGTAATTCACACTGCCGTCTTTATTGAAGAACTGGGTTCCAGTGGATTGAACCATGATTCTGAGAAAGTCGAAAACAGTATTGTCATAGGCTATGAGGGCTTTTCCGGTTTTAGCTTTAACCGTTTCTCCCAGTTTGATGACTTCAGACCAGGTCATCCCTTTTCTGTAGTCTTCAGGATTCAGACCGGCAGCTTTCAGCATATCTGTTCTCAGGAAAAGTCCTGTTGATCCTGTGTCGAAGGGAATACCATAAATTTTGCCCTGATCGGTCATGGGAGCTACTTTGTACTGGGCAAACTGATTGAAGTCTATACCTTCTGCTTTCAGATCAACAAAGGATCCGGCATAGTTCTGGATGAACTTTTCGATGATGAAATCCTGGAAAAGAGCGATGTCCGGGAGCCCGGCACCACCGGCCTGCAATCCGGCTTCAATTTTACCTTCAATATTATCGGGAATATCAACAATCTCTATTGTGACTTCGGGGTGCATGGCTTCATATACCTTGGCAGCCTCTCCCATGGAATATCCGTTAAAATTGGGGTCCCAGCACCATACTGTCAATTTTTTGGCTCCAGATGCGCCCTCCTGTGATCCTGCGGCGAATACGCCCTGTAATGTGACAAGCAATAAGACTGCTGTCAAACATAAAATCAAACCTCTTTTCATTACTTTCTCCTTTGTGAGATGTGTTTGGATTTCTATATACTGTCATCCTTTGTTAAGGGGGCGATACGGACAAATATCACAAAATATTTGAGAACCCGGTACAAATGTCACAAATCAGATGTGGTAATGGATTTTATTGGCCAGTTGTATGATTTGGAATCTGTTGTTGATGTTCAGTTTTGAGTAAATGATGCTGACATGATTGCGTACAGTTCGTTCTGAAATGCATAATTCTTCGGAAATCTGGTCGTTATCATAACCCGTGGCAATGAGTGTAAAAATTTCCTTTTCTCTTCTTGACAGCTTCTCCACCCATTCCATCTGCTCCTTGAGATGATGGCTTTTATTGTTGTCTTCATCACTATGGAGGCTCTGGATGAGATTGCTGATGAGACTGGGTGAAATCTGAGTGATACCGCTGCTGACAGCCCTGATACTGGCGATGAGTTCTGTGGGCGATAGGTCTTTCATCAGGTATCCTGATGCTCCGTAGGACAGTGCCTGCCGGACATATTCATCTTCATCGAAGGTGGAAAGCATAATTATTTTTACATCTTTGCATTTTTTATGAAGTTCTCTTGTGGCTTCTACCCCATTCATCTCAGGCATATGGACATCCATCAATATGATTTCCGGTTTGAACTGTTCCCAGCAGGACAGGGCTTCCACGCCGTTGGAAGCAATCCCGACAACACGAATATCATCTGTGTAATTGTGGATAAATGTCTTCAGGCTCAAGGCAAAGAGATTCTGGTCATCGACGATTAAAACATGAATGCTCATGTCATGATTATATCAGCTCGAAGGGCTTTTTGTTCGATTTTTGAATCAGATCGGTCAGTTGAACCTCGGGCCGGTAGGGAGACTGGGCTTTGGGTTTCGTTCACCGGGATTCTCACATTCAGCTCGAACCCTCCGGTATATGTGGTGTTGACTGAAATCTGGCCATTTAGACTTCCGATTCGTTCTTCCATTCCTGAAAGCCCTATTCCCTTCACAACACTCTCAGATCCCAGTCCGTTGTCAATGATGGTCATATGAAGAATCTTGTTTTCGATGAGGAAGTGGATGGTAATTTCTGTCGCCAGCCCGTGACGGATGGCGTTGGTCAGGGCTTCCTGTATGGTTCTGTAGAGGGTGAAATTGATCTCTCTGGAAAAAGAATGGGGTGTGTTCCCCCAGTTTACATTGACCTTGACTCCAGTCACCTTCTGAAAAATTGTAATGATTTTATTGATGGCTCTGACCCCGTCTTCCTCGGGGATATGGCGCTCCCTGGTTTTTCTCAGGGCCGTTCTTGTTTCGTTTAACCCCTCCTTTGCCTGTTTCTGTGCAGTGATAAGGATATCCGAGAGGGAACTCTGATCATCCTGAGGGATACTGCAGGCAGCATTGAGAAGGGCAATAAGATTTGTAAAGATATATCCGGAAATGTCGTGGATTTCTCTGCTGATTCTATTTCTTTCCCTGTCAGAGGATTCCACATCTATGGTTCTGGCGTAATTTTGTAAATTTGAGTTGAATTCGGCCAGAGTCTTCATTGTCTCTTTCTGCATATGCAGATTTTTCTGCATCTCTTCTTTCTTGTCAGACTGAAGTATCATCAAATTGATACAAACCGCAAAAACTGTACATATAAAGCCCATTATCATCAGAATCTCTGACGATGCAAATACCTCAGAGCCATACAGATTATTATGGCCGAAGATGGTATTGAAGGTCTGGGAAAACAGAATACCTGCAATGAATATAAAAGACAGTATGAAATTGACCGGCCTTTTCTGAAGAAATGCGGTTTCAACAAGGAGACAGATCCCAAGAAGCAGCTTGATTGTATAGAAGCCTCCGACACCATAGCCTTGTATCATGATCAGGTAACAGCGGAAAATCAGAATGATGGCGGCGCCGAAGGATGTTTGTATTAAAAACAGGGACAGGCTGAGGGGGAAGGAAATAATCATAAAAACGATAAAAGTTTTTTCAAATATTTCAGGATTGACCACAGGAAGTATCAGTGAAGGATAAAGAAAACCAACCATGGTGTATGAGGACAAGACGATGCAACCATATAAAATGGCCATCATCTGCCCATGTTTGAGAAAGAGTAGTGCATCCTTTTCTGCCGTTAACAGAGACATTGTGTCATGAACCGCCTTTCACTCTATCTTCTTGCATGTAGACTCTTTCTGTCAACAAATAAGAGCAGCATGTTATTTCGGGCCAGCCTGAGGCTCTTTCTTGGTTCAAATTTGTCAGAATTAAAAAAAGAATTGCCAAGCTCCTCAATACAACTTAAAATTCAATTTGAGAAACCCCTCTTACCAGGGCCTGATTTGTGTATAGGCCCTTCGGCCCTGAGGGTAAAAACACCAAGGCCCTTCGGCCTTATCAAGGAGAACACCGAGGCTGTAAATCAGCCTCGGTAGAACATAGGAGCCAACAATGCAAGTACTGAATCGAATGACGAAGAATCCCATTTCCATCTCTCTCCACACCCCTGTTTCGGAAGCCCGCGAAAAGATGAAAAAGGAAAAGATACACCGGCTGCCGGTGGTTGATAAGTATGATCACCTTCAAGGGATCATCACTGAAAACGATATCCTTTATGCTTCTCCCTCTCTGGCTACCTCTCTGGATGTTTATGAAATCAGTAGTTTAATGGCCCGTCTGGAAGTGCATTCTGTGATGACCAAAGATGTCATCACCATCGGTCCGGATACTCCCCTGGAAGATGCGGCCCGGATTATGGCGGATAACAATATCGGGGGGCTGCCCATCATCGACAAAGGCATTCTGGTTGGTATCATAACAGAATCTGACCTGTTTCGTGTCTTTGTAGAACTCTTCGGTGCCCGGGAAAAGGGAATCCGCCTCACTGTTCTTATGCCGGAAAAGAGGGGTGAACTGGCAGCCATTTCCAAGGCCATCGCCGATGCCGGGGGTGATATTGTCTCCTTCGGAAATATGCTGGGCGAAAATGCTACCAACCGCTATGCCATCATCAAGGTTCAGAATATAACCGAAGAAGAGCTGGTTAAGTCTATTCAACCCTACACAGAAAGGATTGTAGACATCCGGGAGATCTGATTTTCAGGAAAATTCACAGGTTCAATTTGAAGGCTGTCCCTCAGAAGGCAGCCTTTTTGCGTGTCATGACAGCGGGGAATTAAAACCAGAATAAATAAAAGAACACAAACGAAATTGACTGATCTCGTTTAATCATTTGTAAAAAACTAATATATATCCCATGATTTTTACCCAAAACCCTTAATTAGGCAGATTTTACTGATTTTATAGAGAAAATAACATTTGACAGATCGGAAAAACAGGATTATTCTGCATAAACAATCAAACACAAGTGAACACAAACGAACATTGAAAGGTCCGGTGTCTGGTTGTAATTAAATGCGTTAACGTTAACGCAAAAAACTAAAGGAGCGGTATTATGTTTAAAAAAACAATTACCCTGATTTTGTTGGTTCTTTTTGCAACAACTCTTGCTGTTGCAAATGGTCAGGAAGAATCTTCTGACTCACAAGGTTACATTGGTGTAGCCATGCCCACCCAGTCTTCCCAGCGATGGATCCAGGACGGTGGAAATATGAAAGCCCAGTTGGAAGAACTTGGTTACAAAGTTGACCTCCAGTATGCTGAGGACATTGTAGAAAATCAGGTTTCTCAGCTTGAAAACATGATTACCAAGGGTGTTGATGTCATGGTTATTGCCTCAATTGACGGCGAAGCCATTACCAATGTTCTTCAGAAAGCAGCGGATGCCGGTATTCAGGTTATTGCTTACGACCGCCTGATCCGGAATTCCGGAAATGTTACTTATTATGCTACATTTGACAACTTCAAAGTTGGCGTTCAGCAGGGGTCCTACATTATCAAGGCTCTTAAGCTTGAAAGTGGAGCAAAAGGTCCTTTCAACATAGAGCTTTTCGGCGGATCTCCAGATGATAACAACGCCTACTTCTTTTATGACGGAGCCATGAGTGTTCTTCAGCCCTACATCGACAAAGGTGTTCTGGTAGTGCGGTCTGGTCAGACTGGAATGGATAAGGTTGCCACTCTAAGATGGGATGGAGCTACTGCCCAGTCCAGAATGGACAACCTGCTGACAGCATTCTATGCTGATGGTGAAAAAATTGATGCGATCCTGTCTCCCTACGACGGAATCTCCATCGGTGTGCTTTCTTCTGTTAAAAATATTGGTTATGGAACTACTGGACAGCCCCTGCCAGTAATCACTGGACAGGATGCAGAAGTTCCTTCCATGAAGTCCATCATTGCAGGTGAGCAGACTCATACTGTATTCAAAGATACAAGAGAATTGGCCCGTGTTGCCGTTGGTATGGTTGAAGCCATCCTTAATGGTGGAACACCCGAAATCAATGACACAAAGACTTATGATAATGGTGTGAAGATTGTTCCCTCATACCTCTTGGAACCTGTTTCAGTAGACATTACAAACTATGAAGAAGTACTGCTTGGATCAGGATATTATACAGCTGACCAGCTGAAGTAAAAACTCTGATATAATATGCCTGTTGTCCTGGTATAAATCGGGGCAACAGAAAGTCTTTGTTTACTAGAATTATAATGATAAAGGCGGCAGAGACGGTCTCTGCCGCCTGTTTAAATAGCTAAGGAGCCGGAAATGTCAGATACAATTCTGGAAATGAGAGACATTACAAAGCTGTTTCCGGGAGTGAAAGCACTGGATAATGTAAACCTCAAGGTAAAGGAATGTCAGATCCATGCCCTTGTTGGTGAAAATGGTGCAGGAAAATCCACACTTATGAATGTATTGAGCGGTGTGTACCCTGCGGGAACATATTCAGGAGACATCATCTACAAGGGAGATGTCTGTCAGTTTAAGGAAATCAAAGAAAGCGAGAAAAAGGGAATTGTTATCATACATCAGGAATTAGCCCTGATTCCCTACCTCTCCATCGCTGAAAATGTGTTTCTGGGGAATGAACAGCAGTCCGCCATGGGTGTGATTGACTGGGATCTGACCAGGACAAGAACGATTGAACTTTTAAAAAAAGTACGGTTGCATGATCATCCTGATACCAAAATCAAAGATATCGGGGTAGGAAAACAGCAGCTGATTGAAATAGTCAAAGCACTGGCGAAAGATGTCAAACTCTTAATCCTGGATGAACCCACGGCTGCTTTGAATGAGGAAGACTCAGATAACCTCCTGAATCTCCTCCTTGATCTGAAAGAACACGGCATAGCTTCCATTATTATCTCTCATAAACTGAACGAAGTGACCCGGGTGGCCGATGAAATCACGGTCATCAGGGATGGAGCCACCATCGAAACCCTGAAAAAGGGATCTGATGATATCACAGAAGACCGGATCATCAAGGGCATGGTAGGCCGGGAATTAACAGACCGCTTTCCACGGCGTGAGCCCCATGTGGGGGATGTCATGTTCGAAGTGGCAAACTGGAATGTCTTTGACCCCATGAATGAGGATAGGAAGGTTATCAATAACGTGTCTATCAATGTTCGGAAGGGAGAAGTCGTCGGCATTGCGGGATTGATGGGTGCAGGCCGAACAGAGCTGGCAATGAGTCTTTTCGGGAAGAGTTATGGCCGGCATATTACCGGGCAGACATACAAGGATGGAAAGGAAATACATCTGAAATCTGTCAGTGATGCCATAAAGAACGGCCTTGCCTATGTGACTGAAGACCGGAAAACGGCCGGTTTGATCCTTATTGACGATATCAAACGTAATATTACTCTCACCAGCCTGAATAAAATCAGTAAAAATATGGTGGTGAATGATAATATGGAAATCCGTATTGGAGAAAAGTACAGAGAGAAACTGAACATCAAGTCCTCCAGTATCCTTCAGAAAACGGGAAACCTTTCAGGAGGAAACCAGCAGAAGGTCGTTCTCAGCAAATGGATCTTTTCTGAACCGGATATTCTCATCCTGGATGAACCGACCCGGGGAATTGATGTGGGTGCTAAATATGAAATATACCCCATTATCAATCAGCTGGCGGCTCAGGGAAAATCTATTATTATGATTTCATCAGAATTGCCGGAAGTCCTGGGAATGTGCGACAGGATCTATGTCATGAACGAAGGAAATATCGTGGGAGAACTGGCAAAAGATGAAGCCACTCCTGAAAGTATCATGAAATGTATTATGCAGAATAAAAGGGAGAGCGTGTAATGGAAAAAATCCTCCATACTTTCAAATCTCATATGCGTCAGTACGCTATGATCATCGCACTTGTTGCGATTATGATCCTGTTCCAGGTTACAACTGGCGGGATTCTGCTGAAACCTCTGAATGTGACCAACCTGGTTCTTCAGAACAGCTATATCCTGGTATTGGCCATCGGGATGCTGCTTTGTATCCTCACAGGTGGAAATATCGACCTTTCCGTTGGTTCCGTAGCGGCCTTTGTTGGGGCTGTCTCTGCCACATTTATTGTGACATTTCACATGCCCGTCTTCCCCGCGCTCATTCTGTCTCTGATCATAGGAGCCTTAGCTGGTGCCTGGCAGGGCTATTGGATCGCCTATGTGAGAATACCGGCGTTTATCGTGACTCTCTCGGGGATGCTTGTATTCCGGGGCTTTACAATGATCACCCTGAAGGGACAAACCCTGGCTCCCTTTCCGGTCTCTTATCAGAAGATTGCCTCCGGATTTATCCCCGATGTTCTGAGAGGAGGAGGCGAAGGACTTCACATTACAACACTTGTTATTGGAGTTGTCTGTGCCATTGTTTATCTGATTTCCGTGCTTCGTGACAGAAGGAGTAAACAGAAGTATGATTTTGTCGTCTCATCTATCCCTGTATTTGCCCTGAAAGTCGGTCTTATGATGGTGGTTATCAATACTTTCACCTACTGGCTGGCACGGTATAGGGGAATTCCCAATGTCCTTGTTCTCCTGACGGTCCTGGTTATGGCGTATACTTTTATGACCAATAAAACCATTGTGGGACGGCACATCTATGCCTTTGGAGGCAACGAAAAAGCAGCTAAGCTCTCAGGTGTGAAAACCAACAGGGTTCTCTTTGGTGTTTATGTCAATATGAGCGTTCTGGCGGCTCTGGCGGGCATCATTTTTGCAGGACGTTTGAATGCGGCTACTCCCAAAGCGGGGACTCTTTTTGAACTGGATGCCATCGCATCCTGCTTCATCGGGGGAGCCTCTGCAACGGGTGGTGTTGGAACAATCATCGGTGCCATCATCGGTGGTCTGATCATGGGAGTTCTCAATAACGGTATGTCCATTATGGGGATCAGCATTGACTGGCAGCAGTCTATCAAGGGGCTTGTTCTTCTCTTTGCCGTTGCTTTTGATGTTTATTCCAAATCAAAGTCAAAGTAATTGTTTTCATAAAAAAGAGTAAAGACCTGACTCCCTAACCCCTGAACCAGTGAATTGACAAGTTCAGGGGTTTTCTATTCAGAACAGTGATTATCCGCTATTATGGAGACGAAATGTTTGCAGTGGAACGAACCAGGATTATTAAGAAATACCTCCTGGAAAATAAGAAAGCAGAAGTTGCCGTACTCAGCGAGATTCTGGATGTCACAGAAGTCACTATCCGGAGGGATCTGGAGAAGCTTGAAACCGAAGGCTTTCTGAAAAGAATGCATGGCGGTGCCATCCTCAATGAAATTGAAGAATCTCCTTACCTGATTGAACCAGATCCCTTTGATGAAGATCGTCAGGAGATCGGACAGATTGCCAGCCGTCTTGTCGATGATAATGATGTCATTATGATTACTCAGGGACTGACTTCCCTGCAGCTGGCCCGGAATCTGGGTGATAAAAAAAATTTGACAGTTCTCACCAATGATCTGCTTATTGCTCTGGAACTGACGGCCCATTCGGCGATCAAAACGATCCTTCTGGGAGGAGACCTGGAGCATCAATCCCGGGGTGTTTATGGAAACTATACCATCAACAGCATTCGTTATTTCTTCGTAAATAAGACCTTTTTTGAAGTAGAAGGCCTGAATCAGAACTCCGGATTTACCGTCTCCAGCATTGAGAAAGCCAATCTCATACAGGAATCCCTGAAGATTGCTTCCGAGACTATCTGCCTGTGTTCGGCAGACTGCTTCGGCAAAACCGCATTCTATCCCGTGGGTGCCCTGACTCTGGCAGAAAAAATAGTTACAAATTCAGGGATTGACGATGAATATAAAAATCTGATCTTTGGTCAGGATATACAGCTTTTTACTTCTCTCCAGGTATATGAAGGTCATGTCTGATACCCCGCTCCTGAAACTCATTCAGATTGAGAAACATCTCCCAGATGATTTTTACCTGAACAAGATTAGTCTTGAACTGAAACCGGGAGAAGTTCATGTTGTCATGGGGGAGAACGGATCGGGGAAGAGCTGCCTCATGCATATCATCAGCGGTCTTCTACAGCCGGACTCGGGAAGAATGGAAATTCTGGGAGAAGAGGTTTTTCTCAAAAATCTCACGGATGGACAAAATCATTCAATTATCTACATTCAGCAGAATGCTAATATCCTGCAGAGCCTGAGCGTGGCTGAAAATATTTTTTATTACAGGATGCCCTACAAAAATTCCTTTTTAAAGATCATTGACCACAATCTATTGAATAAAATGTGTTTTGATCTTGTGAAAGAGCTGGACCTTCCTTTTAATATCCATGACCAGGTGCATCAGCTGGGACTGGCGCAGAGACAGATTCTCGGCTTTTGCAGGGCCTATGTTTCTGATTCCCGGATCGTCATTCTGGATGAACCGTCGGCATCTCTGACAGATCATGATCAGATTATCCTTCATACAATAATAAATCGCCTGAAAGAGCGAGCTGCGGGGATCTTGTATATCTCTCATAATCTGAATGAAATACGTCTGTTCGGTGACCGGGTCAGTGTCTTGAATAAAGGACTGCTGGCGGGAACGCTTGATTTGGCAATCCATGGGGATGAGGATATTATCCATCTGATGTCCGGTGCAGTTCATAAAAACCGCTACCCCCGCATGAAGGTCAAGTTGGGCCGGGAGCTGTTGAAGGTCAAACATCTATGGGCAGAACCTATCCTGAAAGATATTAACTTTTCTCTCCACAGGGGAGAAATTATAGGCATCACCGGCCTGGCAGGATCCGGAAGAAGTTACCTTGCTCATTGTTTGTTTGGAGTCCACAAGATAGATATCGGAGCCATTGAGGTGAATGGAAAGGGAGTGCAGATTGACAATCCGTTTGATGCTATTCAACAGGGAATTGCTCTGGTACCGGAAGACCGGATCAGCGATTCTCTTGTGAGTTGTCTGGATATCTCCGAGAATGTTTCCCTCAGTTCTCTCAAACGTTTTTCCCGCTTTGTCTCTCTGAATACTACATTTTTAAATCAGGTGGTTCTGGATTATATTCGCAAATTCAATGTGGAGTCTTTCGGATTCAAGAAGAACATGAGCGAGTACAGTCTGGGGAACCAGCAGAAAGTTGTCTTTGCCAAATGGATCATGAAACGTTCCCGTGTCTTCATTCTTGATGAACCGACCCGGTCTCTGGATATTCCGTCACGGGTGGATCTTTACAATTCTATGAACGATCTGATCAGTAAGGGGGCGGGTATCCTCTTTATTTCGTCGGATATTGAAGAAATTCTGGGGATGTGTGACAGAATCCTCGTCTTGTCAGAAGGTCGCTTTGTCTGTGATCTGGATGGTAAGGCTGCCAGCAAAGAGGTTATTCTGGGTTATGCAACAGGAGAATTACAGCCTCTTCTTCCGGAACTTTAAGGTCAAAAATAAATGCCTTCCAGCCAGAACAGGATTATGCAGGATCAGTCTGGGGCCGGTAAAACGCATTACTGTTCTAATCCTGTCCCTATGATCCTTATCATAGCAATGAACCTTGCAACTGGAGCAGGTTCTGCCGTATTTTTTGAATGGACATTTGAGAGTTTTTTGATTCGAATAATTCAGATCTGCAGTACAGGTTTGACATAGAAACTTGGACGGGTCCAAATGATTTGCACGACAATACAAAGAATAGGTTCTTCTAAGAGTTTTAATATCCAGTTCTTTATAATTCATTACACCAGCCAGGATCGAACCGATTAATAGAGAACAGTCATAATAATAAGAATTGTGACTGAAATGACTGTACTCAGGGAAAGAGTGTTGTTCACGTAGTCCAGGTTTTCCCTGT comes from Oceanispirochaeta sp. and encodes:
- a CDS encoding carbohydrate ABC transporter permease, with protein sequence MKKSSSFHRYLNRTGWTFIAPSILLYLVFMVYPITSSLLLVTQKWRGLTSEFVGLGNFVRMAQDQIFWKALSHNFLFMIVQIPLMVFLAMIIAVILHHGIRRFKGLFRTVYFLPCVTSLVAYSVLFRILLQTNGLLNNFLLTSKILSDPISWLNDPFWAKVTIILALTWRWTGYNMVFFLVGLQNIDNEIYEASEVDGASKIRQFISITLPLLIPVILFSV
- a CDS encoding extracellular solute-binding protein, which codes for MKRGLILCLTAVLLLVTLQGVFAAGSQEGASGAKKLTVWCWDPNFNGYSMGEAAKVYEAMHPEVTIEIVDIPDNIEGKIEAGLQAGGAGLPDIALFQDFIIEKFIQNYAGSFVDLKAEGIDFNQFAQYKVAPMTDQGKIYGIPFDTGSTGLFLRTDMLKAAGLNPEDYRKGMTWSEVIKLGETVKAKTGKALIAYDNTVFDFLRIMVQSTGTQFFNKDGSVNYNTPATRKSIAYLKEMNDKGILYMSEGWNNWIAAFNNDESVGLMNALWIIGTLKSKPENAGKWMVAPTPLVEGVKGAQNASNNGGSSWYVFKSSKNKDLAVDFLKSTWAGTSPEALGFYNDILKGAGAMGTFLPSRKGSNYTANDEFFYKDQAVYKEFSSWMEKVPTLYYTANYTSMRTALNNAMQLMFSGSITSVDDVIKAAEAEYKQISGN
- a CDS encoding response regulator transcription factor, which encodes MSIHVLIVDDQNLFALSLKTFIHNYTDDIRVVGIASNGVEALSCWEQFKPEIILMDVHMPEMNGVEATRELHKKCKDVKIIMLSTFDEDEYVRQALSYGASGYLMKDLSPTELIASIRAVSSGITQISPSLISNLIQSLHSDEDNNKSHHLKEQMEWVEKLSRREKEIFTLIATGYDNDQISEELCISERTVRNHVSIIYSKLNINNRFQIIQLANKIHYHI
- a CDS encoding sensor histidine kinase; the protein is MSLLTAEKDALLFLKHGQMMAILYGCIVLSSYTMVGFLYPSLILPVVNPEIFEKTFIVFMIISFPLSLSLFLIQTSFGAAIILIFRCYLIMIQGYGVGGFYTIKLLLGICLLVETAFLQKRPVNFILSFIFIAGILFSQTFNTIFGHNNLYGSEVFASSEILMIMGFICTVFAVCINLMILQSDKKEEMQKNLHMQKETMKTLAEFNSNLQNYARTIDVESSDRERNRISREIHDISGYIFTNLIALLNAACSIPQDDQSSLSDILITAQKQAKEGLNETRTALRKTRERHIPEEDGVRAINKIITIFQKVTGVKVNVNWGNTPHSFSREINFTLYRTIQEALTNAIRHGLATEITIHFLIENKILHMTIIDNGLGSESVVKGIGLSGMEERIGSLNGQISVNTTYTGGFELNVRIPVNETQSPVSLPARGSTDRSDSKIEQKALRADIIMT
- a CDS encoding CBS domain-containing protein, yielding MQVLNRMTKNPISISLHTPVSEAREKMKKEKIHRLPVVDKYDHLQGIITENDILYASPSLATSLDVYEISSLMARLEVHSVMTKDVITIGPDTPLEDAARIMADNNIGGLPIIDKGILVGIITESDLFRVFVELFGAREKGIRLTVLMPEKRGELAAISKAIADAGGDIVSFGNMLGENATNRYAIIKVQNITEEELVKSIQPYTERIVDIREI
- the chvE gene encoding multiple monosaccharide ABC transporter substrate-binding protein, which gives rise to MFKKTITLILLVLFATTLAVANGQEESSDSQGYIGVAMPTQSSQRWIQDGGNMKAQLEELGYKVDLQYAEDIVENQVSQLENMITKGVDVMVIASIDGEAITNVLQKAADAGIQVIAYDRLIRNSGNVTYYATFDNFKVGVQQGSYIIKALKLESGAKGPFNIELFGGSPDDNNAYFFYDGAMSVLQPYIDKGVLVVRSGQTGMDKVATLRWDGATAQSRMDNLLTAFYADGEKIDAILSPYDGISIGVLSSVKNIGYGTTGQPLPVITGQDAEVPSMKSIIAGEQTHTVFKDTRELARVAVGMVEAILNGGTPEINDTKTYDNGVKIVPSYLLEPVSVDITNYEEVLLGSGYYTADQLK
- the mmsA gene encoding multiple monosaccharide ABC transporter ATP-binding protein, whose protein sequence is MSDTILEMRDITKLFPGVKALDNVNLKVKECQIHALVGENGAGKSTLMNVLSGVYPAGTYSGDIIYKGDVCQFKEIKESEKKGIVIIHQELALIPYLSIAENVFLGNEQQSAMGVIDWDLTRTRTIELLKKVRLHDHPDTKIKDIGVGKQQLIEIVKALAKDVKLLILDEPTAALNEEDSDNLLNLLLDLKEHGIASIIISHKLNEVTRVADEITVIRDGATIETLKKGSDDITEDRIIKGMVGRELTDRFPRREPHVGDVMFEVANWNVFDPMNEDRKVINNVSINVRKGEVVGIAGLMGAGRTELAMSLFGKSYGRHITGQTYKDGKEIHLKSVSDAIKNGLAYVTEDRKTAGLILIDDIKRNITLTSLNKISKNMVVNDNMEIRIGEKYREKLNIKSSSILQKTGNLSGGNQQKVVLSKWIFSEPDILILDEPTRGIDVGAKYEIYPIINQLAAQGKSIIMISSELPEVLGMCDRIYVMNEGNIVGELAKDEATPESIMKCIMQNKRESV
- the mmsB gene encoding multiple monosaccharide ABC transporter permease yields the protein MEKILHTFKSHMRQYAMIIALVAIMILFQVTTGGILLKPLNVTNLVLQNSYILVLAIGMLLCILTGGNIDLSVGSVAAFVGAVSATFIVTFHMPVFPALILSLIIGALAGAWQGYWIAYVRIPAFIVTLSGMLVFRGFTMITLKGQTLAPFPVSYQKIASGFIPDVLRGGGEGLHITTLVIGVVCAIVYLISVLRDRRSKQKYDFVVSSIPVFALKVGLMMVVINTFTYWLARYRGIPNVLVLLTVLVMAYTFMTNKTIVGRHIYAFGGNEKAAKLSGVKTNRVLFGVYVNMSVLAALAGIIFAGRLNAATPKAGTLFELDAIASCFIGGASATGGVGTIIGAIIGGLIMGVLNNGMSIMGISIDWQQSIKGLVLLFAVAFDVYSKSKSK
- a CDS encoding DeoR/GlpR family DNA-binding transcription regulator, with amino-acid sequence MFAVERTRIIKKYLLENKKAEVAVLSEILDVTEVTIRRDLEKLETEGFLKRMHGGAILNEIEESPYLIEPDPFDEDRQEIGQIASRLVDDNDVIMITQGLTSLQLARNLGDKKNLTVLTNDLLIALELTAHSAIKTILLGGDLEHQSRGVYGNYTINSIRYFFVNKTFFEVEGLNQNSGFTVSSIEKANLIQESLKIASETICLCSADCFGKTAFYPVGALTLAEKIVTNSGIDDEYKNLIFGQDIQLFTSLQVYEGHV